Proteins from a single region of Streptomyces sp. HUAS 15-9:
- a CDS encoding potassium channel family protein, whose protein sequence is MHIVIMGCGRVGSALAQTLEQQGHTVAVIDQDPTAFRRLGPGFGGRRVTGVGFDQDTLREAGIEEAGAFAAVSSGDNSNIISARVAREMFGVENVAARIYDPRRAEVYQRLGIPTVATVRWTADQMLRRLLPSGAEPLWRDPTGGVQLAEVHASAKWVGHKISKLQEETGVRVAFLTRLGEAILPTSQTVLQEGDLVHVMMRTDDVEKVEAAFAGGPEEEGGH, encoded by the coding sequence GTGCACATCGTCATCATGGGCTGCGGAAGAGTGGGCTCCGCTCTTGCCCAGACCCTGGAACAACAGGGCCACACGGTCGCCGTGATCGACCAGGACCCCACGGCCTTCCGTCGGCTGGGCCCGGGATTCGGCGGGCGCCGGGTCACCGGCGTCGGCTTCGACCAGGACACCCTGCGCGAGGCCGGCATCGAGGAGGCGGGCGCCTTCGCCGCCGTCTCCAGCGGCGACAACTCGAACATCATCTCCGCGCGCGTGGCCCGCGAGATGTTCGGTGTGGAGAACGTCGCGGCCCGTATCTACGACCCCCGCCGCGCGGAGGTCTACCAGCGCCTGGGCATCCCCACCGTGGCGACGGTCCGCTGGACCGCCGACCAGATGCTGCGCAGGCTGCTGCCCTCCGGGGCGGAGCCGCTGTGGCGCGACCCCACCGGCGGCGTCCAGCTCGCCGAGGTGCACGCCTCCGCGAAGTGGGTCGGCCACAAGATCAGCAAGCTGCAGGAGGAGACGGGCGTCCGCGTGGCGTTCCTGACCCGCCTCGGCGAGGCCATCCTGCCCACCTCGCAGACGGTGCTGCAGGAGGGCGACCTCGTGCACGTGATGATGCGGACGGACGACGTCGAGAAGGTCGAGGCGGCGTTCGCCGGGGGCCCCGAAGAGGAGGGCGGTCACTGA
- a CDS encoding OB-fold nucleic acid binding domain-containing protein has translation MSAVPRSEKPVGRFRRMLDRLSSSQEDLESEELREDADIAGCIRIGDCHDRQIVTVTGTLRTVTLRPRAGVPALEAELFDGSAALDVVWLGRRSIVGIEPGRKLIASGRISMSRGRRVLFNPKYELRPLGRE, from the coding sequence ATGAGTGCTGTTCCTCGTTCCGAAAAGCCGGTGGGCCGGTTCCGGCGCATGCTCGACCGGCTTTCCTCGTCCCAGGAGGACCTGGAGTCCGAGGAGCTGCGGGAGGACGCCGACATCGCGGGCTGTATCCGGATCGGCGATTGCCACGACCGGCAGATCGTCACGGTTACTGGTACCTTGCGCACGGTCACCCTGCGGCCGCGCGCCGGAGTGCCGGCCCTGGAGGCCGAGCTGTTCGACGGCTCCGCCGCCCTGGACGTGGTGTGGCTCGGCAGGCGCTCCATCGTGGGGATAGAACCGGGGCGCAAGCTGATCGCGTCGGGCCGGATCTCGATGAGCCGGGGCCGCCGCGTGTTGTTCAACCCCAAGTACGAACTGAGACCCCTCGGACGGGAGTAG
- a CDS encoding class I SAM-dependent RNA methyltransferase codes for MQAEPKKSQVASLVGAEYEVEVGAVAHGGHCIARTSEGQVLFVRHALPGERVVARVTEGEEGARYLRADAVEVLDASKDRIEAPCPYAGPGRCGGCDWQHAKPGAQRRLKGEVIAEQLRRLAGLTPEEAGWDGTVMPAEGDKLPAGEVPQWRTRVQYAVDAEGHAGLRRHRSHEVERIDHCMIAAAGVTELGIEKRDWTGMESIEAIAATGSQDRQVILTPRPGARLPIVELDKPVSVMRIGEKDGGVHRVHGRPFVRERADGRTHRVGSGGFWQVHPKAADTLVTAVMQGLLPRKGEMALDLYCGVGLFASALADRLGEKGAVLGIESGKRAVEDARHNLADFPRVRIEQGKVESVLPRTGITEVDLIVLDPPRAGAGRQTVTHLTSLGARRIAYVACDPAALARDLGYFRQGGYRVRTLRAFDLFPMTSHVECVAILEPAQRGL; via the coding sequence ATGCAGGCAGAACCGAAGAAGTCGCAGGTGGCATCGCTCGTGGGGGCGGAGTACGAGGTCGAGGTCGGCGCCGTCGCCCACGGCGGCCACTGCATCGCCCGTACGTCCGAGGGCCAGGTGCTGTTCGTCCGGCACGCGCTGCCGGGCGAGCGGGTCGTGGCCCGGGTGACGGAGGGCGAGGAGGGCGCCCGGTATCTGCGGGCGGACGCGGTCGAGGTGCTGGATGCCTCGAAGGACCGTATCGAGGCCCCCTGCCCCTACGCCGGCCCCGGGCGCTGCGGCGGCTGCGACTGGCAGCACGCCAAGCCCGGCGCCCAGCGCCGCCTCAAGGGCGAGGTCATCGCCGAGCAGCTGCGGCGGCTCGCGGGCCTCACGCCCGAGGAGGCGGGCTGGGACGGCACGGTGATGCCCGCCGAGGGCGACAAGCTGCCGGCGGGCGAGGTGCCCCAGTGGCGCACCCGTGTCCAGTACGCCGTCGACGCCGAAGGCCACGCGGGTCTGCGCCGCCACCGCTCGCACGAGGTGGAGCGCATCGACCACTGCATGATCGCGGCGGCCGGTGTGACCGAGCTGGGCATCGAGAAGCGCGACTGGACCGGCATGGAGTCGATCGAGGCGATCGCGGCGACGGGCTCGCAGGACCGCCAGGTGATCCTGACGCCGCGGCCGGGCGCCCGCCTCCCGATCGTCGAGCTCGACAAGCCCGTCTCGGTCATGCGGATCGGCGAGAAGGACGGCGGCGTGCACCGCGTCCACGGCCGCCCCTTCGTCCGCGAACGCGCCGACGGCCGCACCCACCGCGTCGGCAGCGGCGGCTTCTGGCAGGTCCACCCGAAGGCGGCGGACACCCTGGTGACGGCGGTCATGCAGGGTCTGCTCCCGCGCAAGGGCGAGATGGCCCTGGACCTCTACTGCGGTGTCGGCCTGTTCGCCAGCGCCCTCGCGGACCGCCTCGGCGAGAAGGGCGCGGTCCTCGGCATCGAGTCCGGCAAGCGCGCCGTCGAGGACGCCCGCCACAATCTCGCCGACTTCCCCCGGGTCCGCATCGAACAGGGCAAGGTCGAGTCCGTCCTGCCCCGCACCGGCATCACCGAGGTCGACCTGATCGTCCTCGACCCCCCGCGCGCCGGGGCCGGCCGCCAGACGGTCACCCACCTGACCTCACTCGGCGCCCGCCGCATCGCGTATGTGGCCTGCGATCCGGCGGCCCTGGCCCGGGACCTCGGCTACTTCCGCCAGGGCGGGTACCGGGTGCGGACGCTGCGGGCGTTCGATCTGTTTCCGATGACGTCGCACGTGGAGTGCGTGGCGATTCTTGAGCCTGCCCAGAGGGGTCTTTGA
- a CDS encoding APC family permease, which translates to MSKLTDVPKRILIGRALRSDRLGETLLPKRIALPVFASDPLSSVAYAPGEVLLVLSIAGVSAYHFSPWIAVAVVVLMFTVVASYRQNVHAYPSGGGDYEVATTNLGPKAGLTVASALLVDYVLTVAVSIASGIENLGSAVPFVVQHKVLCACAVIVLLTLMNLRGVKESGKLFAIPTYVFVGGVFIMIAWGAFRGLVLGDTMRAPTADYHIKAEHQGLAGFALVFLLLRAFSSGCAALTGVEAISNGVPAFRKPKSKNAATTLAMMGLLAVTMFCGIIALAMSTKVRMAENPAGDLIHNGVPIGSGYVQNPVISQVAEAVFGKGSFLFILLAAATALVLFLAANTAYNGFPLLGSILAQDRYLPRQLHTRGDRLAFSNGIVLLAGAAALLVVIYGADSTRLIQLYIVGVFVSFTLSQTGMVRHWNRHLAVEKDQAKRRHMVRSRAINTFGAFFTGLVLVVVLVTKFTHGAWVALLGMVIFYATMTAIRRHYDRVSDEIAAPEGPSDDSVRPSRVHSVVLISKIHRPTLRALAYAKLMRSDTLEALTVNVDPAETKALREEWERRGIDVPLKVLDSPYREITRPIIEYVKGLRAESPRDAVSVIIPEYVVGHWYEHLLHNQSALRLKGRLLFTPGVMVTSVPYQLESSEAAKIRARKRQEWNAPGAVRRGPAQQRPKEPTAGN; encoded by the coding sequence GTGTCCAAACTGACCGACGTGCCCAAACGGATCCTGATCGGGCGCGCTCTGCGCAGCGACCGGCTGGGCGAAACGCTCCTGCCCAAGCGCATCGCACTCCCCGTCTTCGCCTCCGACCCGCTGTCCTCCGTGGCCTACGCCCCGGGAGAGGTGCTGCTGGTCCTGTCCATCGCGGGCGTGTCGGCGTACCACTTCAGCCCCTGGATCGCGGTCGCGGTCGTCGTGCTGATGTTCACCGTGGTCGCCTCGTACCGGCAGAACGTCCACGCCTACCCGAGCGGCGGCGGCGACTACGAGGTGGCCACGACCAACCTCGGGCCCAAGGCGGGCCTCACCGTCGCCAGCGCGCTGCTCGTCGACTACGTCCTCACCGTCGCCGTCTCCATCGCCTCCGGCATCGAGAACCTGGGCTCCGCGGTGCCCTTCGTCGTCCAGCACAAGGTACTCTGCGCGTGCGCGGTGATCGTGCTGCTGACGCTGATGAACCTGCGCGGTGTGAAGGAGTCGGGCAAGCTCTTCGCGATCCCGACGTATGTGTTCGTCGGCGGCGTCTTCATCATGATCGCGTGGGGCGCGTTCCGCGGCCTGGTGCTCGGCGACACCATGCGCGCGCCGACCGCCGACTACCACATCAAGGCGGAGCACCAGGGCCTGGCGGGCTTCGCCCTCGTCTTCCTGCTGCTGCGCGCCTTCTCCTCCGGCTGTGCCGCGCTCACCGGCGTCGAGGCGATCTCCAACGGCGTTCCCGCCTTCCGCAAGCCCAAGTCCAAGAACGCGGCGACCACGCTCGCGATGATGGGCCTGCTGGCCGTGACCATGTTCTGCGGCATCATCGCCCTCGCCATGTCGACCAAGGTCCGCATGGCCGAGAACCCGGCCGGCGACCTGATCCACAACGGCGTCCCGATCGGTTCCGGCTATGTCCAGAACCCGGTGATCTCCCAGGTCGCCGAGGCCGTGTTCGGCAAGGGCAGCTTCCTGTTCATCCTGCTCGCGGCCGCCACCGCCCTGGTGCTGTTCCTGGCGGCGAACACCGCGTACAACGGCTTCCCGCTCCTCGGCTCGATCCTCGCCCAGGACCGCTACCTCCCGCGCCAGCTGCACACCCGAGGCGACCGCCTCGCCTTCTCCAACGGCATCGTGCTGCTCGCGGGCGCGGCGGCCCTGCTGGTCGTGATCTACGGCGCCGACTCGACCCGGCTGATCCAGCTGTACATCGTCGGCGTGTTCGTGTCCTTCACCCTCAGCCAGACGGGCATGGTCCGGCACTGGAACCGCCACCTCGCCGTCGAGAAGGACCAGGCGAAGCGCCGCCACATGGTCCGCTCCCGCGCGATCAACACCTTCGGTGCCTTCTTCACCGGCCTGGTCCTGGTCGTCGTCCTCGTCACCAAGTTCACGCACGGCGCCTGGGTGGCCCTGCTGGGCATGGTCATCTTCTACGCGACGATGACCGCGATCCGCCGCCACTACGACCGTGTGTCCGATGAGATCGCCGCCCCCGAGGGCCCGAGCGACGACAGCGTGCGGCCCTCCCGCGTCCACTCCGTCGTCCTCATCTCCAAGATCCACCGCCCCACCCTGCGCGCCCTGGCCTACGCCAAGCTGATGCGCTCCGACACTCTGGAGGCGCTCACCGTCAACGTCGACCCGGCGGAGACGAAGGCGCTGCGCGAGGAGTGGGAGCGGCGCGGCATCGACGTGCCCCTGAAGGTGCTCGACTCGCCGTACCGCGAGATCACGCGCCCGATCATCGAGTACGTCAAGGGCCTGCGCGCGGAGTCCCCGCGCGACGCGGTCTCGGTGATCATCCCGGAGTACGTGGTCGGCCACTGGTACGAGCATCTGCTGCACAACCAGAGCGCCCTGCGGCTCAAGGGCCGTCTCCTGTTCACCCCGGGCGTCATGGTCACCTCGGTGCCGTACCAGCTGGAGTCCTCCGAGGCCGCCAAGATCCGGGCCCGTAAGCGCCAGGAGTGGAACGCGCCGGGTGCGGTGCGCCGCGGTCCCGCCCAGCAGCGGCCGAAGGAGCCGACCGCCGGGAACTGA
- a CDS encoding DUF3159 domain-containing protein, producing the protein MTSLDKPTEDTTQQDEARAVTEAALFEAFGGVRGMVETVLPGLLFVTIFTINKDLHWSAIAALAVSLVLVVVRLAMKDTVKHAFSGVFGVAFGVVFAMFTGNAKDFYLPGMLYTLGLALAYIITTLAGVPLIGLILGPVFKENLSWRTRNPGRKKAYAKASWAWGLILLAKCAILFPLYWWANTAQLGWVLVALKIPPFLLAVWLTWVFLAKAPAPIDVFAEMEAEEKAEEERRAALTAERGETTGGRHRRDG; encoded by the coding sequence GTGACGTCACTCGACAAGCCGACCGAAGACACCACTCAGCAGGACGAGGCCCGGGCGGTCACCGAGGCCGCGCTGTTCGAGGCGTTCGGCGGTGTCCGGGGCATGGTCGAGACGGTCCTGCCCGGCCTTCTCTTCGTCACGATCTTCACGATCAACAAGGATCTGCACTGGTCCGCGATCGCCGCGCTGGCCGTGTCGCTCGTCCTGGTCGTGGTCCGGCTGGCGATGAAGGACACCGTCAAGCACGCCTTCAGCGGTGTCTTCGGCGTCGCCTTCGGTGTGGTCTTCGCGATGTTCACCGGCAACGCCAAGGACTTCTACCTCCCCGGCATGCTCTACACGCTGGGCCTGGCGCTGGCGTACATCATCACGACCCTCGCGGGCGTTCCCCTGATCGGGCTGATCCTCGGCCCGGTCTTCAAGGAGAACCTCTCCTGGCGCACCCGCAACCCCGGCCGCAAGAAGGCCTACGCCAAGGCGAGTTGGGCCTGGGGCCTGATCCTGCTCGCCAAGTGCGCGATCCTCTTCCCGCTCTACTGGTGGGCGAACACCGCTCAGCTCGGCTGGGTCCTGGTCGCCCTCAAGATCCCGCCCTTCCTGCTCGCCGTCTGGCTGACCTGGGTCTTCCTGGCGAAGGCGCCCGCGCCGATCGATGTCTTCGCGGAGATGGAGGCGGAGGAGAAGGCCGAGGAGGAGCGCAGGGCGGCACTGACGGCGGAGCGGGGCGAGACGACGGGCGGACGACACCGCCGGGACGGGTAG
- a CDS encoding potassium channel family protein, with protein sequence MRVAIAGAGAVGRSIAGELLENGHEVLLIDKAPTAISVERVPQAEWLLADACEITSLDEAALQRCNVVIAATGDDKVNLVVSLLAKTEYGVPRVVARVNNPKNEWLFNESWGVDVAVSTPRLMSALVEEAVSVGDLVRLLRFSHGDANLVELTLPEESALAGTQVGDVEWPEDTSLVTIIRGTRVLTPSRDDSLEAGDELLFVAAQAREEQLEDLLSVRRENG encoded by the coding sequence ATGAGGGTCGCCATTGCCGGTGCCGGCGCGGTCGGCCGTTCGATCGCCGGCGAACTGCTGGAGAACGGCCACGAGGTCCTGCTCATCGACAAGGCGCCGACCGCCATCTCGGTCGAGCGCGTCCCGCAGGCGGAGTGGCTGCTGGCCGACGCCTGTGAGATCACGTCCCTGGACGAGGCGGCGCTCCAGCGCTGCAACGTGGTGATCGCCGCGACCGGCGACGACAAGGTCAACCTGGTCGTCTCCCTGCTCGCGAAGACGGAGTACGGCGTCCCGCGTGTCGTGGCCCGGGTGAACAACCCCAAGAACGAGTGGCTGTTCAACGAGTCCTGGGGTGTCGATGTCGCCGTCTCCACGCCGCGTCTGATGTCCGCCCTGGTCGAGGAGGCGGTGAGCGTCGGCGATCTGGTCCGCCTGCTGCGCTTCAGCCACGGCGACGCCAACCTCGTGGAGCTGACCCTGCCGGAGGAGTCGGCCCTGGCCGGCACCCAGGTCGGCGACGTCGAGTGGCCCGAGGACACCTCGCTGGTCACGATCATCCGCGGCACCCGCGTCCTCACCCCTTCCAGGGACGACTCCCTGGAAGCGGGCGACGAACTCCTCTTCGTGGCCGCACAGGCCCGGGAGGAGCAGTTGGAGGACCTGCTGTCGGTCCGGCGGGAGAACGGCTGA
- a CDS encoding response regulator: MTRVLVVDDEPQIVRALVINLKARQYEVDAAADGRTALELAASRHPDAVVLDLGLPDMDGVEVIRGLRGWTRVPILVLSARHTSDEKVEALDAGADDYVTKPFGMDELLARLRAAVRRAEPVAGGGEDDVLVETEGFTVDLVAKKVNRAGKDVRLTPTEWHLLEVLVHNTGRLVSQKQLLQEVWGPSYGTESNYLRVYMAQLRRKLEADPSHPKHFITEPGMGYRFER, encoded by the coding sequence ATGACCCGGGTGCTCGTGGTCGACGACGAGCCGCAGATCGTGCGCGCCCTCGTGATCAACCTCAAGGCACGCCAGTACGAGGTGGACGCGGCCGCCGACGGCCGCACCGCCCTCGAACTCGCCGCCTCCCGCCACCCCGACGCGGTGGTCCTGGACCTGGGCCTGCCCGACATGGACGGCGTCGAGGTGATCAGGGGCCTGCGCGGCTGGACCCGGGTGCCGATCCTGGTCCTGTCGGCCCGGCACACCTCGGACGAGAAGGTCGAGGCGCTCGACGCCGGTGCCGACGACTACGTGACCAAGCCCTTCGGTATGGACGAACTGCTGGCCCGGCTGCGGGCCGCCGTGCGCCGGGCCGAACCGGTCGCCGGGGGCGGTGAGGACGACGTGCTGGTGGAGACCGAGGGGTTCACGGTCGACCTGGTCGCGAAGAAGGTCAACCGGGCCGGGAAGGACGTACGGCTGACTCCGACCGAGTGGCATCTCCTGGAGGTGCTGGTGCACAACACCGGCCGCCTGGTCAGCCAGAAGCAGCTGCTGCAGGAGGTGTGGGGGCCGTCGTACGGGACCGAGTCCAACTATCTGCGCGTGTACATGGCCCAGCTGCGCCGCAAGCTGGAGGCGGACCCCTCGCACCCCAAGCACTTCATCACGGAGCCGGGGATGGGGTATCGGTTTGAAAGGTGA